The Microcella sp. genome includes the window CGAGCCGGCGAGGTCGCTGACACCGAAGAAGGGGGTGAGGATGAGCACGACGGCGAGCGAGCCCAAGGCGAACTGCCCGAACGACAGCGCGCTGCCGAAGATGACGTGCGGCGCCGAGGTCGTCCAGATCTCACGTGCAGATGGCAGCGCCTTGCCGAGCATGACGGCGGCGAAGACCACGTTGATGAGCAGCGCGGGCAGCGTGGCCCACACGGCGAGCACCGGTGCAGGTATCAGGCCTTCGGTGCCCGTCCAGAGCCCGAGCGCCTGCGGGCCGATGAGCAGAATGAGAAACCCTGCGATCACCGAGGTGGGGATGAACAGCGAGGCGAGCAGCGGCACGAACCTGCGCAACACCGCAGAGACGAGCAGCACGAGCCCGAGAACGACGATCGAGAAGCCCGCCCACTGTGGGGCGGTCAGGTCGAGATCCATGCCTCCAGTCAATCAGCAAGGTGCGCTGAGGCGAGCCTGGCTCCCGCGCGTCGCAGCCACTGCAGCGGTTCGCTCATAGCAGAGTCGGCCGAGCCCGCCACGTCGGTGAGCGAGACGGCGTCGCTGAACGCCGTCGTCTCTGCGTCGATCGCCCCGGCCACGAGCGCGCAGGGTACCCCGGCTGCCTCGGCGAGCCTGGCGACCTCGACGGGCGCCTTGCCCCCGGCCGACTGCCCGTCGAAGCGACCCTCACCAGTGATGACGAGGTCGGCGTCTGCAATCGCCGCGGGCAGGCCGATGGTCGCGGCGAGCTCGCGAGCGCCGGCGGCGAGCTCGGCGCCCCACGAGAGCAGCCCGAAACCGACTCCGCCCGCCGCTCCGGCGCCCGCGGCAGCAGGCGAGACGCCCTCGGGCGAGCCTGCAGCGAGCACTGCAGCGAGTCGCTCGAGCCCGCGCTCGGCGTCGAGCGCCATCGTGTCATCGATGCCCTTCTGCGCCCCGAAGACGGCGACCGCCCCTCGGCTGCCGAGCAGCGGGTTGTCGACGTCGGTGAGCACCACGGCGCCGCCCGGGGGCGGCGGCACGGCCGTCGTGAGGTCTGCGTGGTCGAGAGCGTGCAGTGCAGCATTGCCCAGCTGCAGGCTGTCGCCGTGCCCGTCGACGAGGGTCGCGCCGAGGGCGAGCAGTGCACCCGCGCCGCCGTCGGTCGAGCAGCTGCCCCCGATGGCGATCAGCAGCCGGTCGACCCCCGAGTCGAGCGCCGCGCGCATGACTTCGCCGAGACCGAGCGTGTGCGCCGTGAGCGGGGCCGGCTCGCTGAGCAGCAGCAGGCCCGAGGCTTCAGCGAGCTCGACGAGAGCGGTGCGACGCCCGGCGCCGTCGACGAACCGCAGCCAGGCAGCCTCGACGACGCGGCCGTCTGGCCCGGTGACGCGAGTCGACAGCACCTCACTGTGCGGCAGCGCTGCGGCCACAGCATCCACCGTTCCCTCTCCGCCGTCGGCCATCGGCACGATCGTGACCAGGTCTCTGGGGCGGATGCTCTGCCACCCCTCAGCGATCGCCCGCGCCGCCTCGGCCGCGGTCGCTGAGCCTTTGAGCGAGTCTGGTGCGACGACGATGCGCATCAGCTCACGGGGTGGGCTCGTCGAGCAGGGTCATGATCGAATCATAGGGAGCGAGCACGCGCACCTCTGACTCGGTGCGTGCCGACGGCGCGCCCCCCGCAGAGGCGAGCGCACTGGTCTCGAGCAGCACTCGGCCGGGAATCTGCAGCGTCACCGGCTCGGAGCCGTGGTTGATCACCGTCAGCACCGGCCCCCGCCGGGCGACCTCGACGGTGCCGGGCACGTCGCCGGCAGTCAGCTGGCCTCGTCGCAGCACCTCGCTCTCGCGCAAGTGCGCCCCCGCGAAGACCGGGTCGGCGAGAAGATGGTCGACGAGGGCGAGGGCAGTGTCTCTGTCGGGCAGCGTCGCGAGGTAGCGCGCTGCTCCGGCCCCGTGCGCGTGGCGCGTCAGTGCAGGGTCGCCCGCGCGCCGCCCGGCGCTGAATCGCGCCTCGGCCTCGGCCCCCGCCAGGTGCAGGTGCTCTGCGAGCAGGGTTCCGACGCCGTGCGGGCCGGGGCGGGCATCCGGTGCCGCATCATCGGTGGACGGGCCAAAGGGTGCCAGGCGCTCGCCCGGCTCAGACGCAGGCGCGTCGGGGGAGACGAGCGCTCCGAAGTCTTCGAGTCTGATGCCCAGCAGGTCTCGCCACCGCTGCTGGTAGCCGGGCCGGCCGTCGCTCGGCGTCGGAAAACGATCGAACTCATCGACGATGTCGGTGAACGGGCCGGCGAGCAGCTGGCCGCCGGCCGCCACCCAGTCAGCGATGTGCTGCGCATCGTCGTCGGTCAGCAGGTAGAGCGCCGGAGCGATGACGAGTCGGTGGTGAGGGGCCACCCGGCTTGGCGAGACGATGTCGACCATGACGTGGCGCTCGTGCAGGGCGTCGTACCAGCGCCACAGAATGGCCTGCTGGTCGAGAGCGACGGGATGGTCGGGGGCTTCGAGCGCCCACCAGCTGGGCCAGTCGAGCACGATGGCGACGCGAGCGTCGTCGACCGCAGGCGGAGGAAGCTCGGGCAGCGCGGCGAGACGAGCGCCGAGATCGACGACCTCGCGCCAGGTTCTCGTGTCGGTTCCGGCGAGCGGCAGCATCGCCGAGTGGAACTTCTCAGCCCCCGCTCGCGATTGCCTCCACTGGAAGAACAGCACCGAGTCGGCACCGCGGCCGATCGCCTGCGCGCTCAGCGCGGCCATCTGCCCCGGCGCCTTCGGTGCATTCGACGGGCGCCAGTTGAGCGCGTTCGTCGACTGCTCGAGCAGCAGCCACGGTGTGCCCGGCTTGAGCGAGCGCATGAGGTCACGCTGCAGTGCCGAGCGTCGAAAGCTCTCTGGGTCGTTCGGGTCGGGGTAGGCGTCGTCGCTGATGACGTCCATGTGTTCAGCCCACGCGAAGTAGTCGGTGGGCTTGAAGGCGCCCATCATGTTGGTGGTGATCGGCTGTCGTGCGCCGGCATCGCGCACAGTCTGCTTCTGCTGCAGATACCAGCTAAGCAGGGTGTCGCTCGTGAACCGTCTGAAGTCGAGCAGCTGCCCTGGGTTGTGCGAGTAGGGCGCCAGGCGGGGCGGCACGATCTCGTCGAAGGCTCGGTAGCGCTGCGACCAGAAGTTCGTGCCCCACGCCTCGTTGAGCGCGTCGACGCTGCCGTACCGGTCGGCGAGCCAGACCCTGAAGGCGTCGCGCGCCGCGTCGGAGTAGTCGAGCGGCAGGTGGCAGCCGAGCTCGTTGTCGACGTGCCAGAGCACGACCGCGGGGTGATCGGCATAGCGCTCGGCGAGTCGACGCACGAGCTCGAGGCCGTATCGGCGGTAGACGGGGCTCGCCACAGCGTGATGCTGCCGGCTGCCCGGCCAGTAGGCGGCTCCGCGCTCGTCGGCGGCGAGAGTCTCGGGGTGCAGGTGCGCCAGCCACGGCGGCGGGCTGGCCGTGGCCGTGGCGAGATCGACGGCGATGCCGCCCTCGTGCAGCAGCTCGATGACTCGATCGAGCCAGTCGAAGCTCCACTCGTCTGGCGCCGGCTGCAGCCGCGACCACGAGAAGATGCCGAGGCTCACCATGGTGACGCCGGCGTCACGCATGCGGGCGATGTCGTCTGGCCACACGCTCTCGGGCCATTGCTCGGGGTTGTAATCGGCGCCGTAGTGCACGGCGGCCTCCTTCTGTCGCGGTGTCAGTGGGCGGATTCGATGAGCGGATGCTCGCGCGCGATTCTGCGTTCGACGACGACCGCGGCGGCGAAGGCGAGGCAGCCGAGCGCGGGCACGATGAGCGGAGGCAGCTGCCATGCCGCGATCGCCGTGAGCCCGACGGCGACGACGAGCAGCACCGTGCCACCGACATCGGCGGTGAGGGCGGGTCGCAATGCTCGCGCCGCCTCCGCCCACCCGAGGGTCGGCCGCCACAGCGAGGCGAGTGCGACGAGCGCGGTGAGCACGGCCACGGTCGCGAGCGCGCACACCACCAGCACGAGCTCGCGACCGGGAAGGGAGGTGGTCGAGGCGACGAGTGCCGAGGCGCCGATCAGGCCGAGGGCGCCGATCACCGCCAGAGCCGTGACCATGCCGGGCAGCACCGCCGAGCGCACGTCGCGCCAGAACTCGGCAAGGCCGCTGCGCTCGGCGCGCAGGTAACGGCGCAGAGAGCGCACCCCCGCGGCCAGTGCCGCCGGCAGGGTCAGCAGGGGCAGGCCCACGACCGTCACGATCACCCCGATCCACAGCACTTCTCCAAAGAGCGTGAAGCCTGCCGCGGCACCGGGCCATCGCAGCCGACTGCCGTCGACCGGCTGCCGCTGCGGGCGACGGTGTGCGGTCATCCTGCGATTCTCAGCCCTTGAGGCCCTGCGTGGCCACACCTTCGACGAGAAAGCGCTGAAACACGATGAAGAACAGCAGCACGGGCAGCAGTGCGAGCACCGAGACGGCGATCGTGGCTCCGTAGTCGCTCACGAAGGTCTGGTCGTTGAAGATTCGCAGGGCGAGCGGCAGCGGGTAGTTGCGTGGGCTCGTCAGGTAGAGCAAGGGGCCGAGAAAGTCGTTCCAGCTCCAGATGAAGGCGAAGATCGACGACGTGATGAGCGCGGGCTTGATGAGCGGCAGGGTGATCGAGAAGTAGATGCGCGCGTGGCCGCAGCCGTCGATGCGCGCGGCCTCGTCGAGCTCACGCGGCAGGCTGCGGATGAACTGCACCATGAGGAAGACGAAGAAGGCTTCGGTGGCGAGGAACTTGCCGATGAGCAGCGGCCAGAACGTGTCGATCATGTCGAGGTTTCTGAAGATGATGTACTGCGGAATGATCAGCACGTGGAAGGGCAGCAAGAGCGTGCCGATCATGATGGCGAAGAACGCTCCTCGGCCCTTGAACGAGATGCGAGCGAAGGCGTAGGCGGCCATCGAGGCCGAGATGACGGTGCCGATGACCGAGCCGATGCCGAGCAGGAACGAGTTCAGGAAGAAGACTGCGAGCGGCACCCCGCCGACGCCGTCGAAGACTTTGATGAAGTTGTCGATTGTCGGAGCGATCGGGAAGAACGCCTGATTGCTGCCGAACTCGCTGTTGGGCTTGAACGAGGCCGAGACCATCCACGCGAGCGGGTACAGCACGACGAAGGTGAGTGCCAGAATCACGGTCGTCCAGATCGCACCCGTGACGCGGCGGTAGAGCTTCATGCCGGGCCGCACCGGGATGACGCTCGTGATCGGCATCGTGCGGGTGTCGTCGAGGTCGATGCTCGAAAGGGGCGCGGTCACTTGGAGTCTCCTGCGTAGTGCACCCACGATCGCGAGGTGCGGAAGAGGATGAAGGCGATGATGCCGACGGCGATGAGCAGCACCCAGGCCATGGCCGAGGCGTACCCCATCTGGCTGTTGGTGAAGGCGCGAGTGTAGAGGTAGACGGTGTAGAAGTTCGTCGCATCTGCCGGGCCGCCTGTTCCCGAGCCGATGATGTAGGCAGAGGCGAACACCTGGAAGGCGTTGATCATCTCGAGCAGCAGATTGAAGAAGATGACGGGCGAGAGCATGGGCAGCGTGACGCTTAAGAACTTGCGGATGGGGCCCGCACCGTCGACACTCGCAGCTTCATAGAGCTCGTGCGGCACTTGCTTGAGCCCGGCGAGGAAGATGACCATGGGTGCACCGAACTGCCAGACGGCGAGCAGGATCATCATGGGCAGGATGAGTGCGGGAATACCGACCCAGCCGCCGATCTCGATGCCGAAGAAGCTCAGCCCCGAGTCGACGGGCCCGTTGGTCGAGAACATCGCGCGCCACACGATGGCGATGCTCACGCTCGCTCCGATGAGCGAGGGCGCATAGAAGGCGCTGCGGAAGAACCCGGTGCCCCTGCGCGGCATGTTGAGCAGCATCGCGATGGCGAGGGCCGCCGCGAGCTTGATCGGAACGCCGACGAGCACGTAGAGCAGCGTGATGCGCACCGACCCCCAGTAGCGCTGATCGTTCATCATGCGCTCGAAGTTGGCGAAGCCGATCCATTCGGGGGCGTTGAAGATGCCGTAGTTGGTGAAGGCGAGGTAGAGCGACGCGAGCATCGGGCCGGCCGTGAGGGCGAAGAAGCCGAGCAGCCAGGGCGAGAGAAAGACGTAGCCCGCGATCGTGTCGCGGCGGCGAGTGCTCATGGCCCGCCCCGCCCGGGGGGCTCCCGCCCGGCGCTGCTGCGCCGGACGGGAGCCGGAGCCCGACTCACCCGGTGTCGCCGACCCTGCGGTCGTGTCGATCGTGGTCATGGGTCGTGACTCCTTCGTGCGGTAGGGCTCGTGTTGCTAGAGGCCGAGAATGACGGCGGCCTCGTCGAAGAACTGCTGCACAGCATCATCGACCGAGATCGCGTTCAGGCCGATCGACTTTCCGAGGCTCCAGAAGGTCTGCTCGAGCGAACCGTAGCCGATGACGGGCACGGGCGGCGCCGCACCGATGCGGTCGGCGACCGACTCGAGGTAGTCGGCGACCTGCGCGTCAGCGCCCTCGAGGTTGGCACCGGCGAGCTTGGTGCTCGAGGCGGGGAAGCCCAGTGTGGTGCCGAAGATCTCTCCGGCCTCGGGGCTGTTCACCACGAAGTCGAGGAAGAGGGCTGCGGCTTCGGGGTGCGCGGTGTTGGCCGAGATCGCCATCTGCAGACCGGTCTGGCGGTAGAGGTCTTGGCCGCCGGGCACGTCGAGCGGAGGGGCGACCATCGAGAGCGAGGCGGCGCCCGACTCGGCGAGGTATCCGCCGAGGAAGTTGCTCCAGCCCATCTCGCTCGCGGTCAGTCGAGCACCGAAGCCCGAGACGGGCGAGATCTCTTCGAGTCGCGACTGCGGAATGGTCACTGAGGCGCGGTCGGCCGCGCCCGACTCCCAGTAGGCCCTGAGGTCGTCTTCGGTGAGGCCGAGACCGCCATCGGCCGTGTAGAGGTTCTTGCCCTGGGCGCGCAGCACGTTCTCGAAGCTCTGGATGCGCTGCGTGAAGTCGGTGCCGCCGTAGACGC containing:
- a CDS encoding glycerate kinase codes for the protein MRIVVAPDSLKGSATAAEAARAIAEGWQSIRPRDLVTIVPMADGGEGTVDAVAAALPHSEVLSTRVTGPDGRVVEAAWLRFVDGAGRRTALVELAEASGLLLLSEPAPLTAHTLGLGEVMRAALDSGVDRLLIAIGGSCSTDGGAGALLALGATLVDGHGDSLQLGNAALHALDHADLTTAVPPPPGGAVVLTDVDNPLLGSRGAVAVFGAQKGIDDTMALDAERGLERLAAVLAAGSPEGVSPAAAGAGAAGGVGFGLLSWGAELAAGARELAATIGLPAAIADADLVITGEGRFDGQSAGGKAPVEVARLAEAAGVPCALVAGAIDAETTAFSDAVSLTDVAGSADSAMSEPLQWLRRAGARLASAHLAD
- a CDS encoding carbohydrate ABC transporter permease yields the protein MKLYRRVTGAIWTTVILALTFVVLYPLAWMVSASFKPNSEFGSNQAFFPIAPTIDNFIKVFDGVGGVPLAVFFLNSFLLGIGSVIGTVISASMAAYAFARISFKGRGAFFAIMIGTLLLPFHVLIIPQYIIFRNLDMIDTFWPLLIGKFLATEAFFVFLMVQFIRSLPRELDEAARIDGCGHARIYFSITLPLIKPALITSSIFAFIWSWNDFLGPLLYLTSPRNYPLPLALRIFNDQTFVSDYGATIAVSVLALLPVLLFFIVFQRFLVEGVATQGLKG
- a CDS encoding beta-galactosidase, with the protein product MHYGADYNPEQWPESVWPDDIARMRDAGVTMVSLGIFSWSRLQPAPDEWSFDWLDRVIELLHEGGIAVDLATATASPPPWLAHLHPETLAADERGAAYWPGSRQHHAVASPVYRRYGLELVRRLAERYADHPAVVLWHVDNELGCHLPLDYSDAARDAFRVWLADRYGSVDALNEAWGTNFWSQRYRAFDEIVPPRLAPYSHNPGQLLDFRRFTSDTLLSWYLQQKQTVRDAGARQPITTNMMGAFKPTDYFAWAEHMDVISDDAYPDPNDPESFRRSALQRDLMRSLKPGTPWLLLEQSTNALNWRPSNAPKAPGQMAALSAQAIGRGADSVLFFQWRQSRAGAEKFHSAMLPLAGTDTRTWREVVDLGARLAALPELPPPAVDDARVAIVLDWPSWWALEAPDHPVALDQQAILWRWYDALHERHVMVDIVSPSRVAPHHRLVIAPALYLLTDDDAQHIADWVAAGGQLLAGPFTDIVDEFDRFPTPSDGRPGYQQRWRDLLGIRLEDFGALVSPDAPASEPGERLAPFGPSTDDAAPDARPGPHGVGTLLAEHLHLAGAEAEARFSAGRRAGDPALTRHAHGAGAARYLATLPDRDTALALVDHLLADPVFAGAHLRESEVLRRGQLTAGDVPGTVEVARRGPVLTVINHGSEPVTLQIPGRVLLETSALASAGGAPSARTESEVRVLAPYDSIMTLLDEPTP
- a CDS encoding carbohydrate ABC transporter permease, translated to MSTRRRDTIAGYVFLSPWLLGFFALTAGPMLASLYLAFTNYGIFNAPEWIGFANFERMMNDQRYWGSVRITLLYVLVGVPIKLAAALAIAMLLNMPRRGTGFFRSAFYAPSLIGASVSIAIVWRAMFSTNGPVDSGLSFFGIEIGGWVGIPALILPMMILLAVWQFGAPMVIFLAGLKQVPHELYEAASVDGAGPIRKFLSVTLPMLSPVIFFNLLLEMINAFQVFASAYIIGSGTGGPADATNFYTVYLYTRAFTNSQMGYASAMAWVLLIAVGIIAFILFRTSRSWVHYAGDSK
- a CDS encoding ABC transporter substrate-binding protein, with protein sequence MMFSNRTRRMALAATATAAAAALALAGCAPADAPSEFDPEAEVELTFTWWGNDDRAARYQTLIDAFNEQHPNITINGNFTDFPSYWEVRQTEAAGGGLPDVWQFSDSYLRQYAEPGLLLDLGTVSEYVDFSAFDDALLGTGQLGGTQYSLPTGYSAWAVFQNDDLLAELGVEPYPGGTSYAEYSAWMAEVTAAGASAGVYGGTDFTQRIQSFENVLRAQGKNLYTADGGLGLTEDDLRAYWESGAADRASVTIPQSRLEEISPVSGFGARLTASEMGWSNFLGGYLAESGAASLSMVAPPLDVPGGQDLYRQTGLQMAISANTAHPEAAALFLDFVVNSPEAGEIFGTTLGFPASSTKLAGANLEGADAQVADYLESVADRIGAAPPVPVIGYGSLEQTFWSLGKSIGLNAISVDDAVQQFFDEAAVILGL